AGACCTTTAGGTCTGTTAGGGTAACAGTTAAAGACCTGTTTGTACAATACATTATTTTGCCATACCCAATAAATAGAAATTTGGGGAGAAGAGACAATGGAAATTATCTTAAAGGCAGCCCTTTCCATGGCCGGATTGGGATTGGGGCTGGGAATTATACTGGGTATAGCTCACAAGAAATTCGCTGTGGAAGTTGACCCAAATGTTGAAAAGATACTGGATGTTTTACCCGGAGCGAACTGCGGAGCCTGTGGTTACGCGGGATGCGAGGGGGCAGCGGAAGCCATAGCCAAAGGAGAGGCTCCCGTTGAAGCCTGTGTCGCCGGTGGACACGAGATTGCAGAGCAGGTAGCTCACATCCTGGGGAAGGATGTACAAAGGAAGCACAAGCCCACAGTATCGCTCGTTCATTGCAAAGGCGGCAAATCGAAGGTCTCCCATCGTTATAGATATGATGGTATTCCCAGCTGCAACATGGCCCAGCAAGTGGCTTCAGGACCCCTAATGTGTTCCTATGGCTGTCTCGGATTCGGCGATTGCGTGGAGGCTTGTCCCTTCGATGCCCTATCTTTGGATGGGAATTCGATGCCCCAGGTGGATGTGGACAAATGCACGGGATGCGGGCTCTGTGCCAAAACATGCCCCAGAGATATCATTTCCTTGGTACCCAAGGATGTTCCAGTAATTGTATTTTGCAATTCGAAGGATAAACCGAGAATCAAGCGAAATATCTGCACCGTGAGTTGTATCGGCTGTAAGGCTTGCGAGAAGGTCTGCGAGGTTGATGCCGTGGTAGTCCAGAATAATTTGGCCGTTGTGAATTACGAAGAGTGCAACGGTTGTGGAAAATGTGTCGAAAAATGTCCCAGAGGTTGCCTCAATTTTCTTAAGCTTAAAGCTTAAGCAGCTGAGCGCCTCTCAGAATTCATAGCTTCTAATCGGGCACAGGCAAGAACTCCCTCACTTGAATCACTCATATCATGGGTGTTAAACTTATGCTAACTTTGAAGCAGGTAAGGGGAAATCGATGCTTACCCGCTACGATAAAGCATTGATTTATTTTTTGCTCCTTTTGGCATCTTTGACCTTCGTGGTGAGCGTGAATTTTGCCAATATTGGAAGAGCTGCAGAATTCGCCATCTCGGCTTGTGGTCGTGAGGTGGGACACTATTCTTTATATCAAAGCCGAAAGGTCAAGGTTCAAGGATGCCTGGGGACAAGCGTGGTCGAGATTTCAGGGAGCAGAGTTCGGATACTCTCTTCCCCGTGTCCCAGGAAGGAATGCATGGCACGGGGGTGGATAAGCAAACCGGGTGAGGTCATCGTCTGTGCACCCAACGAGGTTGTCGTGAAAATCGTGGGAAGCGATGAGGGGAAACCGATCGATGCCGTATCAAAATAGGGCGAAAGAAGTTTTAACCGCGGATTCGGTGGAGATATGCACTCGAAGGTTGGTGCTACTATCCCTCTTTTTGGCCTTGGGCATCGTTCTCTATGTGGTCGAAACGCTTTTTCTTCCCCCCTTTCCCCTACCCGGTGCCAAGCTTGGCCTAACGAATGTGGTCACACTGGTGCTCCTCATTTTTTATTCTTGGCGCGAATGTTTATACAATGTTTTAGCCCGCACCATTTTGGGCTCTTTAATTGTGGGAACCTTTCTTACCCCAGCATTTTATCTCAGTTTTGGCGGTGCATTGATGAGTACCTTCATCATGATCTTTATTTTCAACAGGTTTTATGGGAAATTTAGCTTGGTTGGGGTGAGTCTCACCGGATCGACCACCCACAATATGGTACAATTAACCCTCGCCGGTGCTTTAATTGCCCATCATTGGGGTGTTTTATTTCAGGCCCCATTTTTGATACTGATCGCCATACCGGCGGGAGCTTTCAATGGAATCATCGCTACATACCTGGTGAAAAGATTGTCCGCTGGGAACATGATTTTGTGAGGAAGAGTTGAGTAAGTTAAGATATCACCTTACAATCAAAGAATTGCCCCCCGAGGTCAGACCAAGGGAGAGGCTCTTTCGCTCCAGCGCAAGTAGTCTCTCAAATATAGAGCTTTTGGCGATCATCATCGGGACTGGCAGCAAGGGGCAGACAGCCCTTCAACTCAGCCAAAGGATTTTAAGTGACTTCGAAAGCTTGGGGAATTTAAGTGGCGCCAGTTTGGAGGAACTTTCGAAGATAGATGGGGTAGGCCTTGCCAAGGCGGCAAAGGTTTTAGCCTCCCTCGAGTTGGGAAAGAGATTGGTGCTAGCTTTACCGTTCAAAAGGGTGCTGATCTCCACTCCCGAGGATGTGGTGGATTTGCTCATGCCCGATATGCGTTACTTGGATAAAGAACACTTCAAGGCGTTGATACTGAACACCAAAAATGAGATCCTAAGGATCGTCGATATTTCCATAGGGAGCCTCAATTCATCCATCGTCCATCCTCGTGAGTTATTTAAGACCGCCATTAAGCACAGTGGTTCAGCTCTGATCGTGGTCCACAATCATCCAAGCGGAGACGCGTCTCCAAGTTCCGAAGACATTGCCCTCACGAAGCGGTTGGTCAAATCGGGTGAGATTTTGGGAATTGATGTGCTGGACCACATAATTCTCGGAGATGGAAGATTTACCAGCTTTAAAGAGCGAGGATTGCTATAATTAATAAGGATGGTGGGAAAGGGGAATAAGGGAAATGTTTGATTTCCTCATAGGTCCTTTCGGAAGGGATATGGCGGTTGATCTGGGGACGGCGAATACCAAGGTTCATGTGAAGGGACGAGGACTCGTTCTCATGGAGCCTTCAGTGGTGGCCATAGAAAAGGACGCTGGCAGGATTCTCGCCGTGGGCTCGGAAGCAAAGAGGATGTTGGGAAGGACACCCGGCAACATCGTTGCCATAAGACCGCTCAAGGACGGAGTCATTGCCGACTTCGATGTGACCGAAAGCATGCTCCGGTATTTCATCCAGAGAGTCCATAAGCGCAGGTTTGCGGTGCGACCCAAGGTGGTGGTTTGCGTGCCCTCCGGGGTCACGGAGGTGGAAAAGCGCGCCGTTTTTGAAGCGACCATTCAGGCGGGCGCTAGAGCCGCATATCTGATCGAAGAGCCGATGGCTGCAGCCATCGGTGCGGGTCTTCCTATACAGGACCCCACGGGGAATATGGTCGTGGATATCGGCGGGGGGACCACCGAAGTGGCTGTGATCTCTCTGGGAGGGATCGTATGCAGCGAGTCCATCCGCGTGGGCGGCGACGAGTGCGACGAGACGATCATCGCCCATGTCAAGAGGGAATATAATGTGATGATAGGAGAAAGAACCGCCGAAGAGATCAAGATAGAAATCGGCTCGGCTTATCCGCTTCCCGAAGAGGAGGATGTGGAGGTCCGTGGTCGAGATATATTGACCGGCCTCCCCAAGAATATCATCCTCTCCTCCGAGGAAATTCGAGCGGCTATGGAGGAACCCATTGGTGCCTTAGTTTTAGCCATCAAAAGCACTTTGGAAAAAACCCCTCCCGAGCTTTCCAGCGATGTCATGGACAGAGGAATAGTCCTCACCGGTGGAGGCGCCCTCCTCAGGGGAGTGGATGAAAGATTAAGACAAGAGACGGGCATGCCCGTGCACATCACCGAGAATCCTCTTACCTGCGTGGTGATCGGATCTGGAAAGGCTCTGGAAGAGATAAACGTATTAAAGAAGGTACTCATCGGTTCGCAACGCTGAAGCGGTGATAGAGATCGTCGCAGGACAAGCCGCATGTCTTAAGACCCTTTGACATGCATCCTAAAGTCGTGCGACTTAAATTTTTGAGGGAGGGGTATCCTTGTACCTTCGCTGGAGACGTGATCGGATAATTCTCGCGGCTTTAATAATGATGAGCATAGTAATCCTTACCCTTCACTTTAAGGAAAGCGAGGAAGGCTTGGTTCATAGGGTTCAGAGGATAACGGTGGGTCTCATGGCCCCCCTTCAAGCTGGGGTCTCCAGGATGGTGGATCCCTTCCGACATGGCATCCATTTCCTCGCGGAGATTCGCGATCTTAAGCGGGAAAATGAGAGACTGAAAAGGGAGGTGGCGGAACTCAAGAGGGATTTGATTTCGCTCAAAGTGGTAGCCAAGGAAAATCAACGCCTCCGAAGGCTCATTGGGTTTAAGGAGAAAACCACTTTTGAGGTTCTTCCGGCACGGATCATCGGAAAATCTCCCACCGGTTGGCAGGCGATCATCATTTTGGATAAGGGATCTGCGGATGGAGTGAGGAAATACATGCCCGTGGTGGTCGATGAGGGTTTAGTGGGTCAGGTGGTCGATGTCTCCTCCCATGCCGCACAAATCCAACTAATAACCGATCCCAAAAGCGGTGTTTCTTGCCAAATCTTGAGCACGGGTGAGCGTGGAATCTTACAGGGCGAGACAGGTGGGGAGCTAAAGCTGAACTTTATCCCTAAGGATTCCAAGGTGAGGAAGGCGGATGCGGTTATAACATCGGGATTGGGAGGCGTTTTCCCTCCCGGAATTTTTGTGGGCACAGTAAGTGAGATTAAGGTCAATCCCTATGGGCTATATAAAGAGGTCAAGGTGAAATCTTCCGTGGATTTCTCGAAGTTGGAGGAAGTTTTAATCATCACCAGTCCTCCACCAAAAACGTCCTTTCCCACGGAGGAAGGTTAAATATGCCCTCCTATCTTTTGGGTTTTTTGGTCTTGTTGGCCGCGTTCATCCTACAAACGACGATTGCTCCGCATATAGATATTAGGGGTGTTCAACCGGATTTTATCCTCATCGTGGTGGTCACTTGCGCCTTCATAGAGGGTCCCGCGATAGGTTCAGTAGCGGGTTTTTTTGGAGGCTTGTTACATGATCTGGTTTTAACCCAGATCGTGGGGATTCATGCCCTGTGTAAAACCATTGTGGGCTACGTCGCTGGCTTGGTGGAGAGAACCATCTTCGCCGAAAGCATCTTCTTACCCATGGCTGCCATCTTCCTGGCTTCGCTATTGAATCAACTGATTTATGCTGTAGTCATCTTTTTGTTAGGCTATGAGGTTCCATTTCTAATGGTATTGATGACCATAGTTATTCCCTCTGCCTTTTATAACAGCTTGCTCACGCCCCTTGTTTATCCGGTGGTTTGCAGATTGGCGACTCCTTAAGAAAAGGTTTTACGTTGTGAAAAGGAAATACTTTTCTATATTTAGGTCAAAAATACTCCTACATAAAGCTCATAGCTCTGTAGCTCGGAAGCTCGGAACTAATTTATTTGTGCCCTAGACATAAATAGAGTGATCTCTAAGAGCCATCCTTACAGGTGCTAGCTGCTGCCCCGACAAGTCGGGGCTGCGGCTCTCTCAGGGCGAACGCCCTCCATAAGTTCGGGTGGGCCG
This genomic stretch from Actinomycetota bacterium harbors:
- a CDS encoding RnfABCDGE type electron transport complex subunit B is translated as MEIILKAALSMAGLGLGLGIILGIAHKKFAVEVDPNVEKILDVLPGANCGACGYAGCEGAAEAIAKGEAPVEACVAGGHEIAEQVAHILGKDVQRKHKPTVSLVHCKGGKSKVSHRYRYDGIPSCNMAQQVASGPLMCSYGCLGFGDCVEACPFDALSLDGNSMPQVDVDKCTGCGLCAKTCPRDIISLVPKDVPVIVFCNSKDKPRIKRNICTVSCIGCKACEKVCEVDAVVVQNNLAVVNYEECNGCGKCVEKCPRGCLNFLKLKA
- a CDS encoding NusG domain II-containing protein, which produces MLTRYDKALIYFLLLLASLTFVVSVNFANIGRAAEFAISACGREVGHYSLYQSRKVKVQGCLGTSVVEISGSRVRILSSPCPRKECMARGWISKPGEVIVCAPNEVVVKIVGSDEGKPIDAVSK
- a CDS encoding Gx transporter family protein; this translates as MPYQNRAKEVLTADSVEICTRRLVLLSLFLALGIVLYVVETLFLPPFPLPGAKLGLTNVVTLVLLIFYSWRECLYNVLARTILGSLIVGTFLTPAFYLSFGGALMSTFIMIFIFNRFYGKFSLVGVSLTGSTTHNMVQLTLAGALIAHHWGVLFQAPFLILIAIPAGAFNGIIATYLVKRLSAGNMIL
- the radC gene encoding DNA repair protein RadC, whose product is MSKLRYHLTIKELPPEVRPRERLFRSSASSLSNIELLAIIIGTGSKGQTALQLSQRILSDFESLGNLSGASLEELSKIDGVGLAKAAKVLASLELGKRLVLALPFKRVLISTPEDVVDLLMPDMRYLDKEHFKALILNTKNEILRIVDISIGSLNSSIVHPRELFKTAIKHSGSALIVVHNHPSGDASPSSEDIALTKRLVKSGEILGIDVLDHIILGDGRFTSFKERGLL
- a CDS encoding rod shape-determining protein — its product is MGPFGRDMAVDLGTANTKVHVKGRGLVLMEPSVVAIEKDAGRILAVGSEAKRMLGRTPGNIVAIRPLKDGVIADFDVTESMLRYFIQRVHKRRFAVRPKVVVCVPSGVTEVEKRAVFEATIQAGARAAYLIEEPMAAAIGAGLPIQDPTGNMVVDIGGGTTEVAVISLGGIVCSESIRVGGDECDETIIAHVKREYNVMIGERTAEEIKIEIGSAYPLPEEEDVEVRGRDILTGLPKNIILSSEEIRAAMEEPIGALVLAIKSTLEKTPPELSSDVMDRGIVLTGGGALLRGVDERLRQETGMPVHITENPLTCVVIGSGKALEEINVLKKVLIGSQR
- the mreC gene encoding rod shape-determining protein MreC, which translates into the protein MYLRWRRDRIILAALIMMSIVILTLHFKESEEGLVHRVQRITVGLMAPLQAGVSRMVDPFRHGIHFLAEIRDLKRENERLKREVAELKRDLISLKVVAKENQRLRRLIGFKEKTTFEVLPARIIGKSPTGWQAIIILDKGSADGVRKYMPVVVDEGLVGQVVDVSSHAAQIQLITDPKSGVSCQILSTGERGILQGETGGELKLNFIPKDSKVRKADAVITSGLGGVFPPGIFVGTVSEIKVNPYGLYKEVKVKSSVDFSKLEEVLIITSPPPKTSFPTEEG
- the mreD gene encoding rod shape-determining protein MreD — protein: MPSYLLGFLVLLAAFILQTTIAPHIDIRGVQPDFILIVVVTCAFIEGPAIGSVAGFFGGLLHDLVLTQIVGIHALCKTIVGYVAGLVERTIFAESIFLPMAAIFLASLLNQLIYAVVIFLLGYEVPFLMVLMTIVIPSAFYNSLLTPLVYPVVCRLATP